One genomic region from Amaranthus tricolor cultivar Red isolate AtriRed21 chromosome 12, ASM2621246v1, whole genome shotgun sequence encodes:
- the LOC130796768 gene encoding uncharacterized protein LOC130796768, producing MNSSNWLDQQYDWIFNTDLSELGYFESHQNEAHDPLFEGINEQCCWVDDNKEFEIDEFIEFIDSYQWGDHDDKLFEFGESDLGVGNFNEKFHSQGNIFEEIFEKLNEIFKRDDDIYSENEFGAIILQSAQLSDTDFMKIADKLHDLTCEPVKPCKEKEKILREEDDLYVRCRKPAFKMIGIARRLSQEQKDAYAKGDHTSEKRLSKQAKMASKKAHILNKKAADEIFETTNKKNGIMKIDLHGLHSSEAVDAVNKRLNTIETKSKTLCSSSNKGKPLLLQVITGVGKHSRGVAKLPTAVRTFLTDKEYQFNEGRPGVIMVQPKFRAT from the exons ATGAACTCATCAAACTGGCTCGATCAGCAATATGATTGGATTTTTAATACTGATTTATCCGAACTTGGTTATTTTGAAAGTCACCAGAATGAGGCTCATGATCCACTGTTTGAAGGGATTAATGAACAGTGCTGCTGGGTGGATGATAACAAGGAATTTGAAATCGATGAATTTATTGAATTTATTGATTCTTATCAGTGGGGTGATCATGATGACAAGCTATTTGAATTTGGTGAATCTGATCTGGGTGTTGGAAATTTTAATGAGAAATTCCATTCGCAAGGAAACATATTTGAAGAGATTTTtgaaaaactaaatgaaatTTTTAAACGGGATGATGATATTTATTCTGAAAATGAGTTTGGTGCAATTATTTTACAATCTGCACAATTATCTGATACGGATTTTATGAAAATCGCTGATAAGCTGCACGACTTAACATGTGAACCTGTAAAGCCTTGTaaggaaaaagagaaaattttgCGAGAAGAAGATGATTTGTATGTGAGATGTCGAAAACCAGCATTTAAGATGATTGG CATAGCAAGACGTCTTTCCCAGGAGCAAAAAGATGCTTACGCAAAGGGTGATCACACTTCTGAAAAACGGTTATCTAAACAAGCTAAGATGGCATCGAAAAAGGCTCATATACTCAATAAAAAGGCTGCCGACGAGATTTTTGAAACAACAAACAAGAAAAATGGGATAATGAAGATTGACTTGCATGGTCTTCATTCATCTGAAGCTGTTGATGCAGTAAATAAACGTCTTAATACAATTGAGACCAAGTCCAAAACCTTGTGTTCTTCATCAAACAAAGGAAAACCACTCTTGTTGCAAGTTATTACAG GCGTAGGGAAACATAGCCGTGGAGTGGCTAAGCTTCCAACTGCAGTGCGAACCTTCCTTACTGATAAAGA GTATCAATTCAATGAAGGCAGACCAGGCGTGATTATGGTTCAGCCTAAGTTTCGAGCCACTTGA
- the LOC130796869 gene encoding uncharacterized protein LOC130796869: MITSEGDSKMSSRRVKTSGWAAFDLKQRQKDDIVAQSGDELFPSLRTTTSSLQPSKTSTRDKHVKSFSSAIQPSLHFPTLKHYNIFSKSSEVGSSESPQISELSLEVKFNLVYKQLKEMFVWADDSLIEDVIAATGNDVNKASSFLKAMVSDQRSHELEITEVENHNKLTSKKEDESSKDVHEPAKMCSFTEPCLGSKNNNVSNKFTENLYNDYMEINAILGQLTSIPVEPEWEEDDVYLSCRKDAIKKIRAATRHSKAATNSFLRGDHKSAQQFSLKAREDWGAAQSLNAKAACEILRIRNENNGIWRLDLHGLHALEAVEAVKKRLFMIETQFLSKGSRHSELPNSSKSMPENKSEEQASYRLKPIWLEVITGIGNHSRGGAALPTAVKTFLVDNGYRFDETRPGVIMVRPKFRASGMT; this comes from the exons ATGATCACAAGCGAGGGGGACTCAAAAATGTCCTCAAGACGAGTAAAGACCTCTGGATGGGCTGCATTTGACCTTAAGCAAAGACAAAAAGATGATATTGTTGCTCAATCTGGTGATGAACTCTTTCCCTCACTGCGAACTACCACAAGCTCACTTCAACCTTCCAAAACATCCACGAGAGACAAGCATGTGAAATCATTCTCATCAGCTATACAGCCTTCACTTCATTTTCCCACTCTTAAACACTATAACATATTTAGTAAGTCTTCTGAAGTTGGTAGTTCTGAAAGTCCCCAGATCAGTGAGCTTTCTTTGGAGGTCaagtttaacttagtttataagCAGCTCAAAGAGATGTTCGTCTGGGCCGATGATAGTTTGATCGAGGACGTTATAGCTGCTACAGGAAATGACGTGAACAAGGCATCTTCCTTTCTGAAGGCTATGGTCTCTGACCAAAGATCACATGAATTGGAAATTACTGAGGTggaaaatcataataaattaacGAGTAAGAAGGAAGATGAGTCTTCAAAAGATGTTCATGAACCTGCCAAGATGTGCTCTTTTACAGAGCCATGTCTTGGCAGCAAAAACAATAATGTGAGCAACAAATTTACAGAAAATCTGTACAATGATTATATGGAAATTAATGCAATTCTTGGACAGTTGACAAGTATACCTGTTGAGCCCGAGTGGGAAGAGGATGATGTCTACTTGAGTTGCCGTAAAGATGCCATAAAGAAAATAAG ggCTGCTACACGTCACTCTAAGGCAGCAACTAACTCATTTTTAAGAGGCGATCACAAATCTGCCCAACAGTTCTCTCTGAAAGCTCGGGAGGATTGGGGAGCGGCACAAAGTCTTAATGCTAAGGCTGCCTGTGAGATTTTGAGAATACGTAATGAGAATAATGGGATTTGGAGGTTGGACTTGCATGGTCTTCATGCATTAGAAGCAGTCGAAGCTGTGAAGAAACGTTTATTTATGATTGAGACCCAATTTCTATCTAAGGGTTCAAGGCACTCAGAACTTCCTAACAGTTCCAAGAGTATGCCTGAGAATAAATCTGAAGAGCAGGCATCTTATAGGTTGAAACCTATTTGGTTGGAAGTCATTACAG GCATCGGAAATCATAGCCGTGGAGGTGCAGCACTTCCAACTGCAGTGAAAACCTTCCTTGTTGACAATGG TTATCGATTTGATGAAACTAGGCCTGGGGTGATCATGGTTCGACCTAAGTTTCGTGCCAGTGGTATGACTTGA